From Streptomyces fungicidicus, one genomic window encodes:
- a CDS encoding aldo/keto reductase, with product MPFARLATATTPTCHIGLGLAAIGRPGYINLGRNDDLGEDRSVETLRTRTHELLDAAYAQGVRYFDAARSYGRSEEFLADWLKNRTDVEDVVVGSKWGYTYTADWTTDAERHEIKDHSLAAYERQRAESDALLGERLDLYQIHSVTPDSPALTDKELHARLAEAAGQGLTVGFSTSGPAQADAIRAALAVTVDGEPLFRTVQSTYNALETSAGPALAEARDAGLTVIVKEGMANGRLAAPHAPEALRAVAEETGLGCDAVALAVVLREPWAGVVLSGAATTAQLASNLHAAVVDLTDEQASRLAALAEEPGAYWERRGQLPWH from the coding sequence ATGCCCTTCGCCCGACTGGCAACAGCGACAACCCCCACCTGCCACATCGGCCTCGGCCTCGCCGCCATCGGCCGCCCCGGCTACATCAACCTGGGCCGGAACGACGACCTCGGCGAGGACCGCAGCGTCGAGACGCTGCGCACCCGCACACACGAACTCCTCGACGCCGCCTACGCCCAGGGCGTGCGCTACTTCGACGCCGCCCGCTCCTACGGCCGCTCGGAGGAGTTCCTCGCCGACTGGCTGAAGAACCGGACCGACGTCGAGGACGTCGTCGTCGGCAGCAAGTGGGGCTACACCTACACCGCCGACTGGACCACCGACGCCGAGCGGCACGAGATCAAGGACCACTCCCTCGCCGCGTACGAGCGTCAGCGCGCCGAGTCGGATGCGCTGCTCGGGGAACGGCTCGACCTCTACCAGATCCACTCGGTGACCCCGGACAGCCCCGCCCTCACCGACAAGGAGCTGCACGCCCGGCTCGCCGAGGCGGCCGGCCAGGGCCTCACCGTCGGCTTCTCCACCAGCGGCCCGGCCCAGGCGGACGCCATCCGCGCCGCCCTCGCCGTCACCGTCGACGGCGAGCCCCTCTTCCGCACCGTCCAGTCGACGTACAACGCCCTGGAGACCTCCGCGGGGCCCGCGCTCGCCGAGGCCCGTGACGCCGGACTCACGGTGATCGTCAAGGAGGGCATGGCCAACGGCCGGCTCGCCGCCCCGCACGCCCCGGAGGCGCTGCGGGCCGTCGCCGAGGAGACCGGTCTGGGCTGTGACGCCGTCGCCCTCGCGGTGGTGCTGCGGGAGCCGTGGGCCGGTGTGGTCCTCTCCGGAGCGGCGACCACCGCCCAGCTCGCCTCCAACCTGCACGCCGCCGTCGTCGACCTCACCGACGAGCAGGCGTCCCGCCTCGCCGCGCTCGCCGAGGAGCCGGGGGCCTACTGGGAGCGGCGCGGGCAGCTGCCCTGGCACTGA
- the argH gene encoding argininosuccinate lyase: MSSNSGDVRLWGGRFADGPAEALAKLSASVHFDWRLAPYDIAGSRAHARVLHTAGLLTADELTRMLAGLDRLEADVADGSFTGTIADEDVHTALERGLLERLGPDLGGKLRAGRSRNDQVATLFRMYLRDHARTVGGLIADLQDALTGLAEAHPDVAMPGRTHLQHAQPVLFAHHVLAHVQALSRDAERLRQWDERTAVSPYGSGALAGSSLGLDPEAVAEDLGFEHGSAANSIDGTASRDFVAEFAFITAMIGVNVSRIAEEVIIWNTKEFSFVTLHDAFSTGSSIMPQKKNPDIAELARGKSGRLIGNLTGLMATLKALPLAYNRDLQEDKEPVFDSIDQLEILLPAFTGMMATLTVHRERMEELAPAGFSLATDIAEWLVKQGVPFRVAHEVAGECVKVAESEGKELDELTDEQFAKISAHLTPEVRTVLNVPGALASRDARGGTAPSAVAVQLAEVKADLAAQHAWANAKRRS, from the coding sequence GTGAGCAGCAACAGCGGTGACGTACGGCTCTGGGGCGGCCGTTTCGCCGACGGTCCCGCCGAGGCCCTGGCGAAGCTGTCCGCGTCCGTCCACTTCGACTGGCGGCTCGCGCCCTACGACATCGCCGGCTCGCGCGCCCACGCCCGTGTGCTGCACACGGCCGGGCTGCTCACCGCGGACGAGCTCACCCGGATGCTCGCCGGACTCGACCGGCTCGAGGCGGACGTCGCCGACGGCTCCTTCACCGGCACCATCGCCGACGAGGACGTGCACACCGCCCTGGAGCGCGGCCTGCTGGAACGCCTCGGCCCCGACCTCGGCGGCAAGCTGCGCGCCGGCCGGTCCCGCAACGACCAGGTGGCGACCCTCTTCCGGATGTACCTGCGGGACCACGCCCGCACCGTCGGCGGTCTGATCGCCGACCTCCAGGACGCGCTCACCGGCCTCGCCGAGGCCCACCCGGACGTGGCCATGCCCGGCCGCACCCACCTGCAGCACGCCCAGCCGGTGCTCTTCGCCCATCACGTCCTCGCCCACGTCCAGGCGCTGTCCCGGGACGCCGAGCGGCTGCGCCAGTGGGACGAGCGCACGGCCGTGTCGCCCTACGGCTCGGGCGCGCTCGCCGGTTCCTCCCTCGGGCTGGACCCGGAGGCCGTCGCCGAGGACCTCGGCTTCGAGCACGGCAGCGCGGCCAACTCCATCGACGGCACCGCGTCGAGGGACTTCGTCGCCGAGTTCGCCTTCATCACGGCGATGATCGGCGTGAACGTCTCCCGGATCGCGGAGGAGGTCATCATCTGGAACACGAAGGAGTTCTCCTTCGTGACCCTGCACGACGCCTTCTCCACCGGCTCGTCGATCATGCCGCAGAAGAAGAACCCCGACATCGCCGAGCTGGCGCGCGGCAAGTCGGGACGTCTCATCGGCAACCTGACCGGCCTGATGGCCACCCTCAAGGCCCTCCCGCTCGCGTACAACCGCGACCTCCAGGAGGACAAGGAGCCGGTATTCGACTCCATCGACCAGCTGGAGATCCTGCTCCCGGCCTTCACCGGCATGATGGCCACCCTCACGGTGCACCGCGAGCGCATGGAGGAGCTGGCCCCGGCCGGCTTCTCGCTCGCCACCGACATCGCCGAGTGGCTGGTCAAGCAGGGCGTGCCGTTCCGTGTGGCGCACGAGGTGGCCGGCGAGTGCGTCAAGGTCGCCGAGTCCGAGGGCAAGGAACTGGACGAGCTGACCGACGAGCAGTTCGCGAAGATCTCCGCCCACCTCACTCCGGAGGTCCGCACGGTCCTGAACGTCCCCGGCGCCCTCGCCTCCCGTGACGCCCGGGGCGGCACGGCCCCGAGCGCGGTCGCGGTCCAGCTCGCCGAGGTGAAGGCGGACCTGGCGGCACAGCACGCCTGGGCGAACGCGAAGCGGCGGAGCTGA